The stretch of DNA TGGAAGATCTGGATGAAAATTTTGCTGAGGATGTGGAGAAAGGAGATCTTCTTGTGGCAGGAGAAAACTTCGGCTGTGGCAGCTCCCGGGAGCACGCTCCTCTGGCAATAAAAGGTGCTGGTGTTAGCTGTGTGATAGCTTTCTCTTTTGCCCGAATATTTTATCGCAATGCTATAAACATCGGTCTTCCCATACTGGAAAGCAGGCAGGCTGCTGAAAATATAGAAGAAGGAGATAAAGTTGAGGTCGATGTGGATTCAGGAATCATTCATAACATAACAGCAGATGAAAAATACAGGGTAGATCCTTTTCCCCCTTTTATTCAGGAACTTATTGAGGCGGGCGGTTTGATAGCCTATACTAAACGAAAGGTTGGAAGTTAAAATGAAATTCGATATAGCTCTTATACCTGGTGATGGAATCGGACCGGAAGTCTTAGATGAAGGAGTTAAGGTGCTGGAAAAACTTCAGCATACCAGCGATCTAAGTTTTAATTTTCAGGAATTCCCCCAGGGAGCAGATCATTATCTGGATACAGGCGAGTTAATAGCTGATGAGTCCATGGATGAGCTTGGGGAATTTGATGCTGCTCTTATGGGGGCTGTGGGTGATCCACGCGTAAAACCAGGAGTTCTCGAGCGGGGCATTCTTTTGAAAATACGTTTTTCTTTCGATCAATATATAAATTTGAGACCGATCAGACTCAGGGACAGTAAATATACTCCTTTGAAGAATAAATCTCCTGAAGATATCGATATGGTTGTTGTGAGGGAAAACACTGAAGGTCTTTACGCCAACAGCGGCGGATTTTTGAGAAAAGGAACCTGTGAAGAAGTTGCTATTCAGGAAATGGTGAATACCTATCACGGCGTCAGCAGAGTTATCAGGTATGCCTATGAATATGCTGTTGAGAGCGGAAGAAATTTGACCCTCTGTGATAAGTGCAATGTTCTTGGTTATGCCCATGATCTCTGGCAGAGATGTTTCCAGGATATAGGAGAAGATTTCCTGGAGGTAAAAAAAGACCATGTGCTGGTCGATGCACTTACCATGAAAATGGTAAGAAACCCTGAAGAACTCGATGTCGTTGTAACCTCCAATATGTTTGGAGATATTATCACTGATCTGGGAGCTGAGCTGCAGGGAGGAATGGGCATGGCTGTGTCGGCCAATATTAATCCGGAAGGTCTTTCCATGTTCGAGCCAGTTCATGGTTCGGCCCCGGACATAGCCGGTAAAGGCATCGCCAATCCCCTGGCTGCAGTGCTGGCAGCAGCTTTTATGGTAGAAGAACTGGGAGCTGAAAAAGAAGCAGCGAAAATCCGAGCGGCAGTTGACCGCGCCTTAGAGGAGCAGCAGCTTACTGCTGATATGGAAGGAGAGTTAACAACCTCCGAGTTAGGTGACTTTATCTGCAGCATTCTTGAGTAGGAGGTATTAGAGAGATGATAGAAATATTTGATACGACCCTGCGAGATGGTACTCAGCAGGAAGGAATATCTTATTCCACGGAGGATAAGATTCATATAACCCAAAAACTTGATGAGCTGGGGCTTGATTATGTAGAGGGAGGCTGGCCCGGTTCCAACCCCAAAGACATAGAGTATTTCGAAAAAGTGAAAAGTCTGGACCTGGAAAACACCACCGTGGTTGCTTTCGGCAGCACCAGAAGGCCCGGGCTCAGCCCTGAAGAGGATAGAAACCTCGAGGCTTTGATCAATGCTGGGGTAGAGGCTGTGGCAATTTTCGGAAAGAGCTGGGATCTTCATGTCACAGATGCTCTGGACACCACACCTGATGAGAATCTCAAGATGATTGCCAGCTCTGTCAAATTTCTCAAATCCCGTGGGCTGGAAGTTATATTCGACGCCGAGCATTTTTTTGATGGATTTGATTCGGATAGCGATTATGCTCTGGAAGCTGTCAGCGCCGCCGAAGACGCGGGAGCTGATAGAGTGGTGCTCTGTGACACGAATGGTGGATTTTTGCCCGGCGATATTCGCAGAATTTACCGGGAGGTAAAAGAGGTTTTATCTTCACCCCCGGGAATACATCCTCATAATGACACCGGTCTGGCGGTGGCCAATGCTCTGGCTGCAGTTGAGGAAGGAGCCAGGCATGTACAGGGCTCTATTAATGGTTATGGTGAGAGATGCGGCAATGCCAATCTATGTCATCTGATCCCCAATCTTCAGATTAAAAAAGGGTATGAAGTTCTGGGCGATGGAGATTTGAGCAAACTCACCCCCACAGCCAGATATGTCAGCGAGATTGGTAACCTAAACCCTCCTACCAGTGATCCCTTTGTAGGAGAAAGTGCCTTTGCTCATAAAGGCGGTATACATGTTAGCGCTGTGATGAAAAACCCCGAGACCTATGAGCATATAGATCCGGAGATAGTCGGCAATGAAAGGAGAGTACTGGTATCCGAATTATCGGGAAAAAGCAATCTTCAGTATAAAGCCGAAGAGCTCGGAATAGAGCTGGAAGATGGAGAAGAGTCTCGTGAGATCCTGGATAGAATCAAAAAACTTGAACACAAGGGTTATAACTTCGAGGGGGCTGAAGCTTCTTTTAAGCTGCTTATAGATAGAATGCGCGGCGAGTATCAGCGACTTTTCACCCTGGAAAAAGTCAGAATACTTACCGATAAAAAAGGTGAAGGAAAGCCTATTTCGGAGGCTGTTATTAAAGTCAGCGTGCGAGGAGAACAAAAACATACGGCAGCTGAAGGAGTTGGTCCGGTAAATGCTCTCGATAAGGCTCTGCGCAAGGCTCTTATAGAGTTCTATCCCTCACTGGAATCTCTTTATCTAATAGATTACAAGGTTCGGGTGATCGATGGCAGCGATGGTACAGCAGCCAAAGTCAGAGTTCTCATCAAAACAGGCAATGGCACCAGGAGCTGGGGAACAGTTGGTGTATCGACCAATATCATTGAGGCAAGCTGGCGGGCTGTAG from Halarsenatibacter silvermanii encodes:
- the leuD gene encoding 3-isopropylmalate dehydratase small subunit translates to MSIDRISGNAWKYGDDIDTDVIIPARYLNTSDPAELAEHCLEDLDENFAEDVEKGDLLVAGENFGCGSSREHAPLAIKGAGVSCVIAFSFARIFYRNAINIGLPILESRQAAENIEEGDKVEVDVDSGIIHNITADEKYRVDPFPPFIQELIEAGGLIAYTKRKVGS
- a CDS encoding 3-isopropylmalate dehydrogenase: MKFDIALIPGDGIGPEVLDEGVKVLEKLQHTSDLSFNFQEFPQGADHYLDTGELIADESMDELGEFDAALMGAVGDPRVKPGVLERGILLKIRFSFDQYINLRPIRLRDSKYTPLKNKSPEDIDMVVVRENTEGLYANSGGFLRKGTCEEVAIQEMVNTYHGVSRVIRYAYEYAVESGRNLTLCDKCNVLGYAHDLWQRCFQDIGEDFLEVKKDHVLVDALTMKMVRNPEELDVVVTSNMFGDIITDLGAELQGGMGMAVSANINPEGLSMFEPVHGSAPDIAGKGIANPLAAVLAAAFMVEELGAEKEAAKIRAAVDRALEEQQLTADMEGELTTSELGDFICSILE
- the cimA gene encoding citramalate synthase; this encodes MIEIFDTTLRDGTQQEGISYSTEDKIHITQKLDELGLDYVEGGWPGSNPKDIEYFEKVKSLDLENTTVVAFGSTRRPGLSPEEDRNLEALINAGVEAVAIFGKSWDLHVTDALDTTPDENLKMIASSVKFLKSRGLEVIFDAEHFFDGFDSDSDYALEAVSAAEDAGADRVVLCDTNGGFLPGDIRRIYREVKEVLSSPPGIHPHNDTGLAVANALAAVEEGARHVQGSINGYGERCGNANLCHLIPNLQIKKGYEVLGDGDLSKLTPTARYVSEIGNLNPPTSDPFVGESAFAHKGGIHVSAVMKNPETYEHIDPEIVGNERRVLVSELSGKSNLQYKAEELGIELEDGEESREILDRIKKLEHKGYNFEGAEASFKLLIDRMRGEYQRLFTLEKVRILTDKKGEGKPISEAVIKVSVRGEQKHTAAEGVGPVNALDKALRKALIEFYPSLESLYLIDYKVRVIDGSDGTAAKVRVLIKTGNGTRSWGTVGVSTNIIEASWRAVVDSIEYGIRLERKENQGELVS